The sequence below is a genomic window from Haematobia irritans isolate KBUSLIRL chromosome 3, ASM5000362v1, whole genome shotgun sequence.
agttgcaCGCTGTTACTACTTATTATTattcattacaattttaataattataaaaaaatattaaaatataagaaataaataataaatacaaaaataaactatTTATTATAGATAAGTAGCTTATGAATAGAATTTTATACCTGCGTTTAGTTCAcaagatttttgagacatatataggttacactgaaaaaaatattgtactgaggtcaaagatttcatgtcgaatgcaaattttgagtAGCATAGAAGGCGTATtctataatataaagttttttgcgttgtccaaaagtcgataaacttttaagtgaagtcgtgttgtccttataattaagtgatttcatttaaaaatgggtctcataacatgaaagaaaaaatgtttgggttaAAGTCAAAGTGACTTTAAAaatccagaaaaattttttaaatttaatgaacttgtctttaaattggttgtctttttgcatcttgactacaaagcaaaaaatcgttcaaaaataggacatgtttttccacactttattttaaagacgttttcacttgaaacatagcataatttctactggaagtcaaatcttaatttggaaaataaaattgtcgttaaaaggtctttttaaaggtctttgatagcatatgaagaaaaaaaattttgcttcctagaagcaagtacacaaaacccaaatttaaaagagaattgtgtcttaaaagtatctttacttgtattctccgcttctttggctcggaatcaataccaaaatttttaaagtaaggacaaaatctgtagaaccgagcatgcttttttcagtgtaggttagaAATACTGACAGGTCAATATTGTACCTCCCTCGAGGATGCTATCCACTGCACCCGAAATAAACTTCTCACAAgggaaattaagtaaaaataaataaaacataaaattaaacaaaaacaaaatctattcttgcattaaaatatgttaaatttagCTTAACGATGGAAGTTTTTATAGGTAGCTAGCACGAAAATTGTCGAGCCGTGCACCTGGCTGTTAATTTCctcttttttgtagaatttaagTTAAATTTCTCCCTTATATTATTCGCACCTCGTATATTTCGCTAAGCCAACAACCAAATCTCGATGAAAAGAAAGTCAAGTGTACAAATTCACGCTCATTAGATATTCGCCCGTTAGCGTGTTCTAAACTAAATGGCAGAACCGTATGGCTTGCGGTCTGCTCTTTTGTAATCATCATGAAATTCTTATAAAAACCGACAATGGTTCTAACAGTTCATTCAGAACCTATTCGCTTACAATTAAAGAAGATCTAACCGGTTAGAGGTGGGAGCTgataattaagaaaataaagtaAAGGACTTGACAGAAAAGGAAATAAACAAGACGACAATGAAATTAACTTTAATTCTTCTGCTAGTCTCAGGACTAGCTATTACATTGGCAGGTGGGTGTTTTTTGGTTGAAGTAAATGAAAGTAAATGAAAGTAATTTCGATTGTCTTTATATACAGAACCGGCCAGACCTCAAAACGGTGTGATCCATCAGATCAAAGCTGGAGTGGCGGGACCAAACCCTTATATCTTTTTGACTGTACCCCGTGGTCGTTCACGTTCTTCGATCCAAGGTTTTGAGGTTATTGCAAGTGATCTTgccgacgatgatgatgaagatgatgctgatgaagaTGAACCTGTCAAACAAAAGAATTCCAAACAAACGATGAATGGCAAAGATCAAGACGACGATGACGAAGATGAAGATATGGATATGGCCAATAGTATGGAAGAACAAATGGCCAATGAAGACGAAGAAGGTGAAGATATGACAGCCGATGTCATGAaggattttgaaattgttgaGACCATCAAGAAAAACCAAAGATCTGGTGCTCCAATGAAAAATGCCAAAAACACACAAATGATGATTTCCCGCGACACAGCTGGAGCCATTATGGTGCCAGAGGAAATTATCGAAATTGAAGGTCAAAGTGTGATAGATGAGAAGACCGGCAAACCTGCCCTTTTGCTGCCCCGTTCCATTTTAGACTCAATCCCCGATGGTAGCGTGGTGGCCCTTATGGAACGTGGTGTCGAGGGACGGGCATCCGAAGAAGAAGAGCGTGCCAATCGTGTTATAGTTCGTCGTCGTCGCAAGGGATCGCGTCGCAATGTAAAGCGCGGTCGCCGTGGCAACAGACGCCGTAGACGTGGTGGCAAGAGACGTCGCTCCAACAGACGCAAGAATGTCCGCGTCGTGAGTGTTGGTGGcaatcgtcgtcgtcgtcgtggCAATCGCCGTCGTGTCGTCTACCAAGGTTAAGGGGGCTTCCCAACCCGGAGTTCTCCCTACTCCTTCAACCATTCTCTAGTATTACTTAGTTCTTAGTCTATACTCCATCTATGAATGCTCCCCAAATTTCTGGTGACCCCTTAATATCGCTCTATTGGCCATTATGAATAAGTCAAACGAAAAATCCCAAAATATAAAtgataacaaacaaacaatacAGGCTGTTGAATATTTTTACTTGATTAGGTCAAAATAGCTGGGCATATTATTGGAGAAAGTTGGCCGGGTCAAATAATGCATACACACACGCAAACGGGGCTTGAGGtcatcataatcatcatcatcaatggCCACATGGCAAATAACAACTTTCTTctagcaacggttttttggacaaatgatTTTTGGGAAATTATATATTTGCTTTCGATTTAATTCGCATTCATTTGGAGAAATGCTTTCCCTCCAATCGGTTTCATAACGGTTTGCAAAGCCGCAAAATTTGcagagtttttttttgcaaccttTTTGGGAATTGTTTTCAGAATTGGCCAAATTATGTTAACGatgttgtttaaaaaaaatatgagatgCCATATAAAGACCATCATCATTGATTTCGATCGCATTTCGCTGGCATTGAAGTCAAGCGTGAAGTAGATAGGCAAtaagacaaacaaatatcagtTGGCTGAATTTCATTTTGTAGaagacaaaaatgaaattcttGTGGCTTTTGGCCTTGGCCCTTTGTGCCTTAGCGGTTTTATTACCTACGGTGCAAGCAGGTGAATTTCCgctaattatttttagaaaaaaattctctacattATTGACTTCCCCATCTTCCTCCCCCTAAGAAATAGAAAACGAGGGCATTATGCATATGAAGGAAGAACATGCTATTGAGTCCAAACTTCTCAATGAAGTCGATCCTAAAGATGAGGcaatagaagaggaagatgaaGAAGATGGTCATGACGAAGAGAATAATGGTAGATCAACCCTGGAAATCACCGAAAAGGATATTGAAGCTCTAAAAGACCCTGGCATGGTAAGCTTTATGAGTTTCGATATTAAtcgtatgtgaaaaaattaacaCTGTTCTCCCTCTCCTTAGCAACGTCTTGCCCGCCATCTGAAATCGTTCCATAACCAAAATCTGCAACGTGGCGTTAATAACCATGTAGCTAGGAATGTCGATGATGATAGTGATGATGCTCCCGAAGAACGTGCCGTACGTAGAAGGATACGGATACGCCGTCGCAAAACTATAAACACCGGCACCAAGCGAGGCAACAAGAAACGCCAACTTTCGAAACGTCGTCCTTCGTCTCGTCGCCAGAgcaatagaaaaaatatcattcaacgtcaaaagaatcaaaaattcaaatctAGAAAAACCAAAAAGAATCGTCGTAATCGCTTTAGAGGTAAAAAGGGTGGTAGACGCCGTCGCTATGGTGTAAGATCTGGTAGTAGAAGACGAAATTCCAATAGAGGTCATAGAAATAGACACACTAAAGGCGACAAACAAGACACAGAAAAACCTCAAAATGAAAAGCTGGAGTCCAATATCAATGAGGGTGATGTGAAACCACAGACTTCTCCATAGATAACCACAACCACTAGCAGTATAGAAAGATCATATATATATGATTTTATTTGCTTTGTGGCATAgttttagttatttatttatttatctatttatttattatttttttgtattatttattgaataaaatttaagaatttatttaaaaaaattaagagtTTGAATGaacaggttaggttatgttccACATAACAAACTTCAAGGAGAAGATCcataaaaatcgaatttaattagttaatatttttttataccctccaccataggatggggggtatattaactttgtcattccgtttgtaacacatcgaaatattgatctaagaccccataaagtattctgggtcctggtgaaattttgagtcgatctgagcatgtccgtccgtctgttgaaatcacgctaacttccgaacgaaacaagctatcgacttgaaacttggcacaagtagttgttattgatgtaagtcggacggtattgcaaatgggccatatcggtcgacttttacgtatagcccccatataaaccgacgctcagatttggcttgcggagcttcttggaggagcaaaattcatccgatccggaatttggtacatggtgttagtatatggtctctaacaaccatgcaaaaattggttcacatcggtccataattatatatagcccccatataaaccgatcccccgatttggcttgcggagcctttaagacaagcaaattttatccgatccggctgaaatttggtacgtggtgttagtatatggtctctaacacccgtgcaaaaattggtccatatcggtccataattatatatagcccccatataaaccgatcaccagatttgacctccgtagcctcttggaagaccaaaattcttcccattcggttgaaatttggtacgtgatgttagtatatggtattcaacaaccatgcaggaattggttcctatcagtccataattatatatagctcccatataaaccgatcgccagatttgacctccggtgcctgttggagaagcaaaatttatccgatctggttgatatttggtatgtggtagtatatgatatttaacaaccatgccaaaagtggtccatatcagtccataatcatttatagcctccatataaaccgatcccgagatttggtttcggagcctcttggaggagcaaatttcatccgagtgagttgaaatttgtggatgacagtctttcgtagtttctacgcaatccatggtggagggtacataagattcggcctggccgaacttacggccgtatatacttgtttttgtcaaatatatattagaaataatatttttatgaaaaaaaacacgTTTCTTACAAAGAGCGTTTCGATGGAAAAAAGGTTTGTTAACAATTATTACAATATCTTTAAAACTGTGTGTAAAGACAGACACAATGTAACTAAAATTAGTCATTACATTTAGATGGCTACCATTTACAtttagttcaaaaaaaaaaactaccatagaatggtgaggggtataataagtttgtcattccgtgtgtaacatatcgaaatatcgatttccgactatatgaagtatatatagtcttgatcaaggagaaattctaagacgatataagcatgtccgtctgtcagtctgttgtaatcacgctacagccttcacgctatcgtcctgaaatttggcacatattcgttttttgtttgcaggcaggtcaagttcgaagatgggctgtatcggtcccagttttgatatagtccccatataaaccgatttcaatatttGCACTCACAGAAAACAGCATGCAccacgtgctcatttcaaaacgattcgtacatgaaagtgaatcaacacacatgttgtGTCGAACGGAGAACAggtggtgtcaatctgacaacgataaaattaaaattataccaTACGTTGTTGaaataacaaccagcgttcacgatctgaaaacattatggttacgaatttataaacaaaattaaaaaaaaaaaatcgttaccgtgactcgaacctgtgttttctgtaaattgggctaaaactctggcttctggggccatataagtccatatccggcgaaagttatatgtgggagctatatctaaatctgaaccgatttcaataaaatttaacacacttgactacactactaattgtactcctagtacaaaatATGATCACCTTATGTGCAATTAGTTGTTCGTAATTTGAATAATAACTACGTATTTTCTCAGGtatccaaatctcgaaaataaatacttcttatgtatacacatatatacacatacttacatacaaaaaaatcttttctggctaattacattttccataacatctttctcacttccacgaggttttttagttcttagcacctatttctgtaataaagggtgatttgttaagagcttgataatttttttttaaaaaaaacgcataaaatttgcaaaatctcatcggttctttatttgaaacgttagattggtccatgacatttactttttgaagataatttcatttaaatgttgaccgcggctgcgtcttaggtggtccattcggaaagtccaattttgggcaactttttcgagcatttcggccggaatagcccgaatttcttcggaaatgttgtcttccaaagctggaatagttgctggcttatttctgtagactttagacttgacgtagccccacaaaaaatagtctaaaggcgtcaaatcgcatgatcttggtggccaacttaccggtccatttcttgagatgaattgttctccgaagttttccctcaaaatggccatagaatcgcgagctgtgtggcatgtagcgccatcttgttgaaaccacatgtcaaccaagttcagttcttccatttttggcaacaaaaagtttgttagcatcgaacgatagcgatcgccattcaccgtaacgttgcgtccaacagcatctttgaaaaaatacggtccaatgattccaccagcgtacaaaccacaccaaacagtgcatttttcgggatgcatgggcagttcttgaactgcttctggttgctcttcactccaaatgcggcaattttgcttatttacgtagccattcaaccagaaatgagcctcatcgctgaacaaaatttgtcgataaaaaagcggattttctgccaacttttctagggcccattcactgaaaatt
It includes:
- the LOC142231468 gene encoding uncharacterized protein LOC142231468; protein product: MKLTLILLLVSGLAITLAEPARPQNGVIHQIKAGVAGPNPYIFLTVPRGRSRSSIQGFEVIASDLADDDDEDDADEDEPVKQKNSKQTMNGKDQDDDDEDEDMDMANSMEEQMANEDEEGEDMTADVMKDFEIVETIKKNQRSGAPMKNAKNTQMMISRDTAGAIMVPEEIIEIEGQSVIDEKTGKPALLLPRSILDSIPDGSVVALMERGVEGRASEEEERANRVIVRRRRKGSRRNVKRGRRGNRRRRRGGKRRRSNRRKNVRVVSVGGNRRRRRGNRRRVVYQG